From a region of the Agrobacterium tumefaciens genome:
- a CDS encoding ABC transporter permease, producing MKPDTKRRVLSACCILGAFVAWELICLMFGISEMVLPRPTQAISTLITQFPAIWPHAFQTIYTTLVGLGLGILLGVLLGMLIGSSKLAYDVAYPMLVGFSSIPKVAIVPILVLWFGAGTVPAILTAMVMCIFPIVVNVATGLASTEPELQDVMRTLKATKLEILWNIGLPRTMPYFFASLKVAATLAFVGTVIAETVASNRGIGNLMMIASSSFDVPLVFAGLFILAALGVTLYIIFSAIEARVTGWAVRSDSFATNG from the coding sequence ATGAAGCCGGACACCAAACGTCGCGTTCTGTCAGCCTGCTGCATTCTCGGGGCCTTCGTCGCCTGGGAGTTGATCTGCCTCATGTTCGGCATATCTGAAATGGTTCTGCCGAGACCGACGCAGGCGATTTCAACGCTCATCACCCAGTTCCCGGCAATCTGGCCGCATGCCTTTCAGACCATCTACACGACGCTGGTCGGGCTTGGGCTTGGCATTCTTCTTGGTGTGCTTCTCGGCATGCTCATCGGCTCTTCGAAGCTTGCTTACGATGTGGCCTATCCGATGCTGGTCGGCTTTTCGTCAATCCCGAAAGTGGCGATCGTGCCGATCCTGGTCTTGTGGTTCGGGGCTGGAACCGTGCCAGCCATCTTGACCGCAATGGTGATGTGCATCTTCCCCATCGTCGTCAATGTCGCGACCGGGCTCGCCTCTACCGAACCGGAGTTGCAGGACGTCATGCGCACGCTGAAGGCGACGAAACTCGAAATCCTCTGGAATATCGGCCTGCCACGCACCATGCCGTATTTCTTCGCCTCACTGAAAGTCGCTGCGACGCTGGCGTTTGTCGGCACCGTCATTGCCGAAACCGTTGCATCGAACCGTGGCATCGGCAATCTGATGATGATCGCAAGCTCCAGCTTCGATGTGCCGCTGGTCTTTGCCGGATTGTTCATTCTCGCTGCGCTCGGTGTCACTCTCTACATCATCTTCTCGGCTATCGAGGCGCGAGTGACAGGTTGGGCCGTTCGCAGCGACAGTTTCGCCACCAACGGCTGA
- a CDS encoding GGDEF domain-containing protein codes for MRTSIQKTQLKGTILIAVSSMLLATLAAAPSVNNYVRSSINAEQLSRFEIALRSVWLVSAERGPSNNLMGADVPDEALVIALASARKATDEKLAQLRVAFEPELRQQPQLANVFADIKQQLSQSRTAVDDFVDLPVATRDRRQMADAIQLMFQSADSINTLRGRLAAAIIKETPDVAMDIATTATAGVMRDRIGRLGSYVVMSLSASPSERQAYRAKFDADLQSLALLKASLNNYTAAYLGVPKIDMALKDLESSYFGQALAYAQNTIAMAVPDARPSVTDFSQTYIRGMQSADILRDLVLAETRSKTEAMKDKALSYGIASVLLAAIAMYVLLRLVAVYKTALFQPMQSVRSQIAAIAEGNLADVEHQSRVAPEVRKMFQELDFLRGQLRQKRDMEEQQHALAEQLRRLSETDALTGVFNRRALEKSVRKALDDRELSATLTVMIVDIDHFKSINDKFGHAMGDLALQKTADLLKGALRKSDILARYGGEEFVIVLHDVSHATATATADRLRRAIQANVIDDEHGISLTASFGVVWQETRTVSNWESLIAVADERLYQAKRAGRNRVWATYYQKIASA; via the coding sequence ATGCGCACCAGCATCCAGAAGACACAGCTCAAAGGCACCATTCTTATTGCCGTGAGCTCCATGTTGCTGGCGACGCTTGCCGCAGCTCCAAGCGTCAACAACTATGTCAGATCCAGCATAAATGCCGAACAACTCAGTCGTTTCGAAATCGCGCTGCGTTCCGTTTGGCTCGTGTCTGCCGAACGCGGACCGTCCAATAATCTTATGGGCGCAGATGTGCCCGATGAAGCGCTTGTTATCGCACTGGCCTCGGCAAGAAAGGCAACGGACGAGAAACTGGCACAGCTACGCGTCGCGTTCGAGCCGGAGTTGCGCCAGCAACCGCAATTGGCCAATGTCTTCGCCGACATCAAGCAGCAACTCTCACAGTCGCGTACGGCCGTTGACGATTTTGTCGATCTGCCGGTCGCAACGCGCGACCGAAGGCAGATGGCTGACGCCATACAATTGATGTTCCAGAGCGCAGACAGCATCAACACGCTTCGCGGCAGACTGGCAGCAGCCATCATCAAGGAAACACCCGATGTCGCAATGGATATTGCCACAACGGCGACAGCCGGCGTCATGCGCGACCGCATCGGTCGCCTGGGCTCCTATGTAGTCATGAGCCTTTCAGCGAGCCCATCTGAACGACAGGCCTATCGTGCAAAGTTCGATGCGGATCTGCAAAGCCTCGCGCTGCTCAAAGCATCACTGAACAACTACACGGCCGCCTATCTCGGCGTTCCGAAAATCGACATGGCGCTGAAAGACCTTGAAAGTTCCTACTTCGGTCAAGCGCTTGCGTATGCGCAAAATACGATTGCCATGGCCGTGCCGGATGCGAGGCCAAGCGTGACCGACTTTTCACAGACCTACATTCGAGGCATGCAGTCCGCCGACATACTGCGCGATCTCGTCCTTGCCGAAACACGTTCGAAAACCGAGGCCATGAAGGACAAGGCCCTGTCCTATGGGATTGCCTCCGTTCTGCTGGCGGCGATTGCCATGTATGTGCTGCTGAGACTGGTGGCAGTCTACAAGACGGCACTGTTCCAGCCGATGCAATCGGTCCGGTCACAGATTGCCGCAATTGCTGAAGGTAATCTTGCGGACGTCGAGCATCAGAGCCGCGTCGCGCCGGAAGTGCGCAAGATGTTTCAGGAACTCGATTTCCTGCGTGGGCAGTTGCGGCAGAAGCGCGATATGGAAGAGCAGCAACATGCCTTGGCCGAGCAATTAAGGCGGCTTTCCGAAACCGATGCTCTGACGGGTGTCTTCAATCGTCGTGCACTCGAAAAATCCGTGCGCAAGGCCCTTGATGACAGGGAACTGTCTGCGACGCTGACCGTGATGATCGTCGACATCGATCATTTCAAATCGATCAACGATAAATTCGGTCACGCGATGGGAGATCTTGCTCTGCAGAAGACCGCAGATCTTCTCAAGGGCGCCCTAAGGAAAAGCGATATCTTGGCACGTTACGGCGGAGAAGAATTTGTCATCGTCCTGCACGATGTCAGCCACGCCACAGCAACTGCGACTGCGGATCGTCTGCGACGCGCCATACAGGCCAATGTCATCGATGACGAGCATGGGATTTCGCTGACGGCCAGCTTCGGTGTGGTCTGGCAGGAAACGCGCACCGTCAGCAACTGGGAAAGTCTGATCGCGGTTGCGGATGAGCGGCTCTATCAGGCCAAGAGAGCTGGACGAAACCGTGTCTGGGCGACCTACTATCAAAAGATCGCCTCTGCATAG
- a CDS encoding ABC transporter ATP-binding protein, with protein MTIAFAPEIAVRNAIIDLERVNVTFGGEKNKTVALAETSLRIENGEFIALVGPSGCGKSTILKLVAGTLSPSEGHIFVAGREIGANDVRIGMAFQNPTLLPWLNVRDNVMMPLKIVAPFKHAYAKKKKGEYRDRAEALLEQVGLSGFGDKFPWQLSGGMQQRASLCRALIHDPTLLLLDEPFGALDQFTREELWEIMQNLWIEKKPTVLLVTHDLKEAAYLASRICIMQARPGRIIEDRAVPFARPRTIDISFEPEFVSLTQRLRERIVAARAVKEHQP; from the coding sequence ATGACCATCGCTTTCGCTCCCGAAATTGCAGTCCGCAACGCAATCATCGATCTGGAAAGGGTGAACGTCACCTTCGGTGGCGAAAAGAACAAAACCGTCGCTCTGGCCGAAACATCGCTGCGGATCGAGAATGGCGAGTTCATCGCATTGGTCGGACCCTCCGGCTGCGGCAAGTCGACAATCCTCAAACTCGTTGCGGGAACACTCTCGCCGTCGGAGGGCCACATCTTCGTGGCCGGCCGTGAGATCGGCGCAAATGATGTCCGTATCGGCATGGCCTTCCAGAACCCGACACTGCTGCCATGGCTCAATGTGCGCGACAACGTCATGATGCCGCTGAAAATCGTTGCGCCATTCAAACATGCCTATGCGAAGAAAAAGAAAGGCGAATATCGCGATCGGGCCGAGGCTTTGCTGGAACAGGTGGGGTTATCCGGTTTCGGCGACAAGTTTCCCTGGCAGCTTTCAGGGGGAATGCAACAGCGCGCCTCGCTCTGCCGCGCGCTGATCCATGACCCGACGCTGCTGTTGCTCGACGAGCCGTTCGGCGCGCTCGACCAGTTCACCCGCGAGGAACTCTGGGAGATCATGCAGAACCTCTGGATCGAGAAGAAGCCGACCGTTCTGCTCGTGACCCATGACCTCAAGGAGGCCGCGTATCTGGCGTCGCGCATCTGCATCATGCAGGCCCGACCAGGGCGGATCATTGAGGATCGTGCAGTGCCCTTTGCCCGGCCGCGGACCATCGACATCTCGTTCGAACCCGAATTCGTATCCCTCACACAGAGGCTTCGCGAGCGCATCGTCGCGGCCCGGGCCGTCAAGGAGCATCAGCCATGA
- a CDS encoding DUF3830 family protein has translation MTELTITAGPFTFTARLEMQDAPKTCAAFLERLPYDSQIVHVRWSGEGVWVPLGDEDFGVGYENHTSHPAPGHIILYPGGISETEILLAYGGVDFSSKMGQLAGNHFITLTSGLENLAALGKKTLWEGAQPIRFELA, from the coding sequence ATGACCGAACTCACGATCACCGCCGGCCCGTTCACCTTCACCGCTCGCCTTGAAATGCAGGATGCACCGAAAACCTGCGCGGCCTTCCTGGAGCGCCTCCCTTATGACAGTCAGATCGTCCATGTCCGGTGGAGCGGTGAGGGCGTCTGGGTGCCGTTGGGGGATGAGGATTTTGGCGTGGGTTACGAGAACCACACCAGCCATCCCGCACCGGGCCACATCATCCTCTACCCCGGAGGTATCAGCGAAACGGAAATTCTGTTGGCCTATGGCGGCGTCGACTTCTCATCGAAAATGGGGCAGCTTGCCGGAAACCATTTCATCACACTGACATCGGGGCTGGAGAACTTGGCGGCACTTGGCAAGAAGACGCTCTGGGAAGGCGCACAGCCCATCCGTTTCGAACTGGCCTGA
- a CDS encoding TIGR00730 family Rossman fold protein has translation MMIRHIKSIAVFCGSNHGASEEFAEGARALGRALGNAGIQLIYGGTTKGLMGVVADAALSSGGEVHGIITARLHEKGHSHEGLTFCEVTQTLRERKQRMAELADAFIALPGGIGTMEEFMEVWTMNQLSEIDKPIGLLNTRGFFDSFLGFIDHMVVEKFLPAAHRHSTSVDANAEALIGKLQTYQRVDIPKWL, from the coding sequence ATGATGATCCGTCATATCAAATCGATTGCCGTGTTTTGCGGCTCCAACCACGGTGCATCGGAAGAGTTTGCAGAAGGGGCGAGGGCGCTGGGGCGCGCACTTGGTAACGCCGGCATCCAACTCATATATGGTGGCACGACCAAGGGTTTGATGGGTGTTGTGGCCGACGCGGCACTGTCATCCGGTGGGGAGGTTCACGGCATCATCACCGCTCGCCTTCACGAAAAGGGTCACTCGCACGAGGGGCTGACCTTTTGTGAAGTGACGCAGACGCTTCGCGAACGCAAGCAACGCATGGCGGAACTGGCGGATGCCTTCATTGCTTTGCCTGGCGGCATCGGGACGATGGAGGAGTTCATGGAAGTCTGGACGATGAACCAGCTTTCCGAAATCGACAAGCCGATCGGTCTTTTGAATACACGGGGATTTTTCGACAGCTTCCTGGGCTTCATCGACCACATGGTTGTCGAGAAATTTCTGCCGGCCGCGCACCGACATTCGACCTCTGTTGACGCCAATGCGGAAGCCTTGATCGGAAAATTGCAGACCTATCAACGGGTTGATATTCCGAAGTGGCTGTGA
- a CDS encoding ABC transporter substrate-binding protein, whose translation MKTRARMAALAAMTALATFATAAAAQAETNIKLVLNWKYQGPQGLLFLAEDKGYFKEEGLNVTMDQGNGSGAAVPLVANGAYDMGFGDINALIEFAAKKPEDAPVGVFMMYNQPPFTIAVKADSPIKSPADFAGHTLGGAANDGALKLFPAFCSISKTDCSKVEVTNMQPNLREQMLMKGQVDGVFGYVNTIRFSAKLIGVDPDKEIRFIKYGDYGMDLYSNAIIVSKSFLKENPEAIKGFLRALNRSIKDAIKDPEAAVASVKTRESLLKTDVERERFDATIADEMAHPEVAKVGLGDVDEARLAKSIDILVNANGLPRTPAVGEVFDRSFLPAKTDLLTAVN comes from the coding sequence ATGAAAACGCGTGCCCGTATGGCAGCACTTGCCGCTATGACTGCGCTTGCAACATTCGCCACGGCGGCAGCTGCACAGGCCGAGACCAACATCAAGCTTGTTCTGAACTGGAAATATCAGGGGCCACAGGGTTTGCTATTCCTTGCCGAGGACAAGGGTTACTTCAAGGAGGAGGGTCTGAACGTCACCATGGACCAGGGAAACGGTTCGGGCGCTGCGGTTCCGCTGGTTGCCAATGGTGCCTATGACATGGGTTTTGGCGACATCAACGCCTTGATCGAGTTCGCCGCGAAGAAACCCGAGGATGCACCGGTTGGCGTCTTCATGATGTACAATCAGCCGCCTTTCACGATTGCCGTCAAAGCTGACAGCCCGATCAAATCACCCGCAGATTTTGCCGGCCATACTTTGGGTGGTGCTGCCAATGACGGCGCGCTCAAGCTGTTCCCGGCTTTCTGCTCGATCAGCAAGACGGATTGCTCGAAGGTGGAAGTCACCAACATGCAGCCCAACCTGCGCGAGCAGATGCTGATGAAAGGACAGGTCGACGGCGTTTTTGGTTACGTCAACACCATCCGCTTCAGCGCCAAGCTGATCGGTGTCGACCCTGACAAGGAAATCCGCTTCATCAAATACGGCGACTACGGCATGGATCTCTATTCCAACGCCATCATCGTTTCGAAGTCCTTCCTCAAGGAGAATCCCGAAGCGATCAAGGGGTTCCTGCGTGCGCTCAACAGAAGCATCAAGGATGCCATCAAGGACCCCGAAGCCGCCGTCGCTTCGGTTAAGACACGCGAATCGCTGCTCAAGACTGACGTCGAGCGTGAACGTTTCGATGCGACCATTGCCGACGAAATGGCGCATCCCGAAGTCGCCAAAGTTGGCCTTGGGGATGTCGATGAAGCGCGTCTTGCCAAGTCGATCGACATTCTGGTCAACGCCAATGGCCTGCCGCGCACGCCTGCCGTCGGCGAAGTCTTCGACCGCAGCTTCCTTCCGGCCAAGACCGATCTGTTGACTGCGGTCAACTAA
- the allB gene encoding allantoinase AllB yields the protein MTTDIIADLVIHGGTIVSPDTEYKASIAIKDGAILAIGEQSAMPKAKEELDATGLHILPGAIDVHVHFRDPGYAQKEDFASGTAAAAFGGVTTVFDMPNTLPAISDAASLKEKHAIASAKAHVDYGLYAVLGEDSLPHIGELIEGGVIGFKCYMGNTFGRIPSPTTGAMLELFEIVAPTGKRISLHAETNSIMERREARLRQMGRSDPLAHLAARPAVVATEAVARAAILAEWTGARIHILHISSAAELRPLADAKARGVDITGETCPQYLLLSADDYEAKRGVIRVNPPVREVENQDPIWQALVDGTIDMIATDHAPHAPEEKTRADIWTVDCGFPGVETQMPLMLTEIARRGASLSDYVRWSAENPAKSFGLFPRKGALMVGSDADIAIVDTNRAWTIDDALIQSTAKISPWHGMRATALPIHTIVRGRFAMKDRQLQADARGWGRSVHDIQSMPVPDVRNENQTIAAVTSQVPSHTGSAAA from the coding sequence ATGACCACAGATATCATCGCCGATCTCGTCATCCACGGCGGCACGATCGTGTCACCGGACACCGAGTACAAGGCCAGTATCGCAATCAAGGACGGTGCGATCCTGGCGATTGGCGAGCAGAGCGCCATGCCGAAGGCAAAAGAGGAACTTGACGCGACCGGTCTGCACATTCTTCCTGGCGCCATCGACGTCCATGTGCACTTCCGTGATCCCGGTTATGCGCAGAAGGAGGACTTTGCCTCGGGTACGGCAGCGGCAGCCTTCGGCGGTGTCACCACTGTCTTCGACATGCCCAACACCCTGCCGGCAATTTCCGACGCGGCATCGCTGAAGGAAAAGCACGCGATTGCCAGTGCCAAGGCGCATGTCGATTACGGCCTTTATGCTGTGCTTGGCGAGGACAGCCTGCCGCATATCGGTGAATTGATCGAAGGCGGCGTGATCGGCTTCAAATGCTACATGGGCAATACCTTCGGTCGCATCCCGTCGCCGACAACCGGTGCGATGCTGGAACTGTTCGAGATCGTCGCTCCGACCGGCAAACGCATTTCGCTGCATGCCGAAACGAACTCCATCATGGAGCGTCGCGAAGCGCGCCTTCGCCAGATGGGGCGCAGCGATCCACTTGCCCACCTTGCCGCCCGTCCGGCGGTGGTGGCAACGGAGGCGGTTGCCCGCGCCGCGATCCTTGCCGAATGGACCGGCGCGCGCATCCATATTCTCCACATCTCCTCAGCCGCAGAGCTTCGGCCGCTGGCGGATGCAAAGGCACGCGGCGTTGACATCACCGGTGAGACTTGCCCGCAATATCTGCTGTTGTCTGCGGATGATTATGAAGCCAAGCGCGGGGTTATCCGCGTCAATCCGCCGGTCCGTGAAGTTGAAAACCAGGACCCGATCTGGCAGGCGCTTGTTGATGGCACCATTGACATGATTGCCACTGATCACGCTCCGCATGCGCCTGAAGAAAAGACACGGGCCGATATCTGGACGGTCGATTGCGGTTTTCCCGGTGTGGAAACCCAGATGCCGCTGATGCTGACGGAAATAGCCCGCCGCGGGGCCAGCCTGTCGGATTATGTGCGCTGGAGTGCGGAGAACCCGGCAAAATCCTTCGGACTTTTCCCGAGGAAGGGCGCACTGATGGTTGGTTCGGATGCCGATATCGCCATTGTCGATACCAATCGTGCCTGGACGATCGATGATGCGCTGATCCAGTCTACGGCGAAAATCTCTCCCTGGCACGGGATGCGCGCAACTGCTCTGCCGATCCACACGATCGTTCGCGGCCGCTTTGCCATGAAGGATCGCCAACTTCAGGCAGATGCCCGCGGTTGGGGACGGTCGGTGCATGACATCCAGTCTATGCCGGTGCCGGACGTGCGAAACGAGAATCAGACGATTGCGGCCGTTACCTCTCAGGTGCCATCTCACACGGGGAGTGCGGCGGCATGA
- a CDS encoding endonuclease produces MSLRLATFNIENLLTRFDFTGFRNQTRRDRAIQLYDIRDEATYQALESARLVASTDDTRQLSALAIADTDADILCLQEVDNMAALQAFEYGYLYRMVGNGYRQKYLVEGNDSRGIDVAVVMREETRDGERIEVVDIKSHAAVTYRNLGLFNEEIALTNHIDDKIFKRDCLEIDLRIGGKPLTLYVTHLKSMTNSREATDARYSTMPIREAEAMAVRRIIEGRWGADKARRMNFAICGDMNDYQERVMIAGDRRNGYTFTPVSEERSALDVFSKDGFAVNPMLRRDVMDRWTLYHSRGPLEQHLCQLDYIWLSPHLAETNATRIPEIVRAGQPYRTIFPPGQEVERYPRTGWDRPKASDHCAVVMTLDLI; encoded by the coding sequence ATGTCGCTTCGGCTTGCTACCTTCAATATCGAGAACCTGCTGACCCGTTTCGATTTTACCGGCTTTCGCAACCAGACGCGGCGCGACAGGGCAATTCAGCTTTACGACATCCGCGACGAGGCAACATATCAGGCACTGGAGAGTGCCCGGCTTGTTGCCTCCACGGACGATACGCGCCAGCTTTCCGCTCTCGCCATCGCCGATACGGACGCCGATATCCTCTGCCTTCAAGAAGTGGACAACATGGCTGCCCTGCAGGCCTTCGAATACGGTTATCTCTACCGTATGGTCGGCAATGGTTATCGTCAGAAGTATCTGGTCGAAGGCAATGATAGTCGCGGTATCGATGTGGCCGTTGTCATGCGCGAGGAGACGCGCGATGGCGAACGGATCGAGGTGGTGGATATCAAGAGTCACGCTGCGGTAACCTATCGTAATCTTGGCCTGTTCAATGAAGAAATCGCCCTGACGAACCATATCGATGACAAGATCTTCAAGCGGGATTGTCTCGAAATCGATCTCAGGATTGGTGGAAAGCCGCTGACACTTTACGTCACGCATCTGAAATCCATGACAAATTCCCGCGAGGCAACCGATGCCCGTTACAGCACCATGCCGATCCGCGAGGCGGAGGCGATGGCTGTTCGACGTATCATCGAGGGACGTTGGGGTGCAGACAAGGCACGGCGAATGAACTTCGCCATCTGCGGCGACATGAACGACTATCAGGAACGTGTCATGATCGCCGGCGACAGGCGTAACGGCTACACCTTCACGCCAGTCAGCGAGGAGCGCAGCGCGCTCGACGTCTTCTCAAAAGACGGTTTTGCAGTGAACCCGATGTTGCGTCGGGATGTCATGGATCGCTGGACGCTCTATCATTCGCGTGGCCCGCTGGAGCAGCATCTGTGCCAGCTCGATTATATCTGGCTTTCTCCGCATCTGGCTGAAACCAATGCGACGCGCATTCCCGAAATTGTTCGGGCTGGCCAGCCCTATCGCACGATCTTTCCGCCGGGGCAGGAGGTGGAACGTTATCCCCGGACGGGATGGGATCGCCCGAAGGCCTCCGACCATTGTGCCGTGGTGATGACGCTGGACTTGATCTGA
- a CDS encoding amidase, with protein MAEHELFPGVETVHWGYLDGNLSPVLSIDSGDIVTVHSVSGSAEEAPVGRYRVRPELGVIHQTLAPELGPHILTGPIRVNGAVPGDMLKIDILDVSLRDDWGFNIIRPGKGALPDDFDASRTVHFGIDMTMGTIAAPWGGTLLARPFFGVIATAPRREDGRRSSVVPGYFGGNIDNKELSSGSTLYLPVSVEGALVSIGDGHAAQGDGEVCLTAVETGLSGRVRITVIKNTDISAPFAETSTHLISMGFDEELERAVREALRHAITLVRKRTGMSAEDAYTFCSVAADVRITQLVNIKKGAHVMIPKSALSPAMSDQGMP; from the coding sequence ATGGCCGAGCATGAGCTTTTTCCGGGCGTTGAGACGGTACACTGGGGTTACCTTGACGGGAACCTCTCACCGGTTCTCAGCATCGACAGCGGTGACATCGTGACCGTTCATTCGGTCAGCGGGTCTGCGGAAGAGGCCCCCGTCGGCCGATATCGCGTTCGCCCCGAACTTGGCGTCATCCACCAGACACTTGCGCCTGAACTTGGCCCGCACATCCTCACCGGGCCGATCCGCGTTAATGGCGCGGTGCCCGGCGACATGCTCAAAATCGACATTCTCGATGTCAGCCTGCGCGATGATTGGGGTTTCAACATCATCCGTCCAGGAAAGGGCGCGTTGCCCGACGATTTCGATGCATCAAGGACGGTGCATTTCGGTATCGACATGACGATGGGCACGATTGCTGCGCCCTGGGGAGGTACGCTTTTGGCGCGTCCTTTCTTTGGCGTTATTGCAACTGCTCCACGGCGTGAGGATGGCCGACGTTCATCTGTCGTGCCCGGTTATTTCGGCGGGAATATCGACAATAAGGAGCTGTCGTCAGGCTCGACGCTTTACCTGCCTGTATCCGTCGAAGGTGCTCTTGTCTCGATCGGAGATGGACACGCGGCCCAGGGCGATGGCGAGGTGTGTCTCACCGCTGTGGAGACCGGATTGTCTGGTCGTGTTCGGATCACGGTGATCAAAAATACCGACATTTCCGCTCCTTTTGCCGAGACATCGACTCACCTGATCTCTATGGGTTTCGACGAGGAGCTGGAGAGGGCGGTGCGCGAGGCTTTGCGTCACGCCATCACGCTTGTCCGGAAGCGAACGGGCATGAGCGCGGAGGATGCATATACCTTCTGCAGCGTTGCGGCGGACGTTCGGATCACCCAGCTCGTCAACATCAAAAAGGGGGCACATGTGATGATCCCCAAATCGGCGCTGTCGCCCGCCATGTCTGATCAGGGAATGCCATGA
- a CDS encoding LysR family transcriptional regulator yields MRHLKLLQQISEIARVGSIRLAAEKMNITASAMNRKIQDLEVELDTPIFERHARGVKLTAAGEMFVRYARSQIADAERLSSQVEDLRGLRRGPVKIACSQALALDFLPSQIGEFRKANPRLVFDIKVMDHNAAINALIDYDVDLAIVYRAVMRPAVRILASVPQRLVAIMRDDHPLTAKQTLRLSDCVGYPLALPDQSLGGRQVLDEVIARRDFRFDVMAESNSFEMLRGLVLRGNMISFQIDVGAPRQEFGMGVVGRPIDERDIPRSDLVMCQLRGRILPLAAASFADQIVRATA; encoded by the coding sequence ATGCGCCACCTCAAGCTGTTGCAGCAGATATCTGAAATCGCACGCGTCGGCTCGATCCGCCTGGCGGCGGAAAAGATGAACATCACCGCCTCGGCAATGAACCGGAAAATCCAGGATCTCGAAGTTGAACTTGATACGCCGATCTTCGAACGACATGCGCGCGGTGTGAAATTGACGGCAGCGGGCGAAATGTTCGTGCGTTACGCCCGCAGCCAGATCGCCGATGCGGAGCGCCTGAGTTCTCAGGTTGAAGACCTGCGTGGCCTCCGGCGCGGTCCGGTCAAGATTGCCTGCAGTCAGGCACTGGCGCTTGACTTCCTGCCTTCACAGATCGGCGAATTTCGCAAGGCAAACCCTCGCCTCGTCTTCGACATCAAGGTCATGGACCACAATGCGGCCATTAACGCGCTGATCGACTACGACGTCGACCTCGCCATCGTCTACCGGGCAGTGATGCGACCCGCTGTGCGAATTCTGGCCTCAGTGCCTCAGCGGCTTGTCGCGATCATGCGCGACGACCACCCTCTCACCGCCAAGCAGACCTTGCGACTGTCCGACTGTGTCGGGTATCCGCTCGCATTGCCCGATCAAAGCCTCGGAGGCAGACAGGTTCTCGATGAAGTCATCGCCAGACGTGATTTTCGCTTCGATGTCATGGCCGAGTCCAACTCCTTCGAAATGCTTCGCGGTCTGGTGCTGCGCGGGAACATGATCTCGTTCCAGATCGATGTCGGTGCTCCGCGCCAGGAGTTCGGCATGGGCGTCGTCGGTCGCCCCATCGACGAACGCGACATCCCGCGCTCCGATCTCGTCATGTGCCAACTCAGAGGACGCATCCTGCCACTGGCGGCAGCAAGCTTCGCCGATCAGATCGTGCGGGCGACGGCGTAA
- a CDS encoding SDR family oxidoreductase has protein sequence MDLKLTDKVVVITGPAKGMGAAITRAFAAEGSKLALIGRDTAAIEPIAEELEAKGCEAIVIGCDLTDAAQCDAAAAKTLETFGRIDVLVNVAGGSGPMGKTGAETTPEEFDEIVTLNMNGCFHTIRSVLPAMIDQRYGKVVNVGGTFGMKGRAGRLAYSASKWGLRGITKSFALEVGQHNVNVNCVAPGMVDGPRFRDKVCRTMAQKLGITEEEAAIRHAEDYALKRITVDEDVANACLFLASDVSRQITGVDMPVDGGWAAL, from the coding sequence ATGGACCTGAAGCTCACGGATAAAGTCGTGGTCATCACCGGCCCGGCAAAGGGCATGGGCGCAGCCATTACGCGGGCATTCGCCGCCGAAGGCAGCAAACTGGCACTCATCGGCCGAGACACCGCAGCCATTGAGCCTATTGCCGAAGAGCTTGAAGCAAAGGGCTGCGAGGCTATCGTCATTGGCTGCGATCTTACCGATGCGGCGCAGTGCGATGCGGCGGCTGCGAAAACACTCGAGACGTTCGGCCGTATCGATGTGCTGGTCAATGTCGCCGGCGGCTCCGGCCCGATGGGCAAGACAGGCGCCGAGACGACGCCGGAGGAGTTTGATGAGATCGTCACCTTGAACATGAATGGCTGCTTCCACACGATCCGCAGCGTTCTGCCGGCAATGATCGACCAGCGTTACGGCAAGGTCGTGAATGTCGGCGGCACCTTCGGCATGAAGGGGCGTGCCGGGCGTCTTGCCTATTCCGCTTCCAAATGGGGTCTGCGCGGCATTACCAAGAGCTTCGCGCTTGAGGTTGGTCAGCACAATGTCAACGTCAACTGTGTCGCCCCCGGCATGGTGGATGGCCCGCGCTTCCGCGACAAGGTTTGCAGGACGATGGCCCAAAAGCTCGGCATCACGGAAGAAGAGGCCGCCATTCGTCACGCCGAGGACTATGCGCTGAAACGCATCACCGTCGATGAAGACGTTGCCAATGCCTGCCTGTTTCTCGCCAGCGATGTATCCCGCCAGATCACCGGCGTCGATATGCCCGTCGATGGCGGTTGGGCCGCGCTCTAG